The Bacteroides sp. AN502(2024) DNA segment TCATCTATGCCATGGCAGACTGGTTCTCTCCTGCCGACATCGAAGCTCCGACATTGGAATATGTCTGCTTCTACAACCGCAAAGACTACAAACTGATGAAAATCTCGGAGATTCCTCCTGTCATTTTCTCGGAAGTGATGAGGGACGTAGACCTGGCAGTAAGTGTAGCCCATGCCGGAAGCGTTGATCCGGAAACCAGCCACTCTACCATCGAGATGCGCAGCGTACTGGTGGAACTGACAATGTCGTTGTTCCATTTCAAGAACGTGACGGTACAAGGAAGCTTTGCCCACATTGAAGGCAAACTCGGCAAATACAAGATCCATCTGGGCAGCGGTGTGATCCATCAGGAAGGCGGCGCACAAATTGCCGTTCTTCCGGTACATTCGCAAAGTCGCGGACGCCTGTTCCTACCTTTTGTAGATGAAGATCCGAAGACAGCCGAGATATTGACTAAGATCATCTTCTTTGCAGAAGACGATAAAATAAAAGACCCAAGTATCCTGAACCAAATTAAATAGAAAAGATATGGCAGAAAATTTAATCATCAGCACGGGAAGCAAGGAAGAGAAGTACCGGGAGTTACTTCCGCAACTACATGCTTTGGTAAGTACGGAGACGGATCTCATAGCCAATCTTGCCAACATGGCAGCAGCCTTAAAACAAACTTTCGGTTTCTTCTGGGTAGGCTTTTATCTTGTGAAGAAAGAAGAACTCGTATTAGGTCCGTTCCAAGGTCCCATTGCCTGTACCCGCATCCGCTTCGGTAGAGGAGTTTGCGGCACAGCCTGGAAAGAAGCCCGTACACTGATTGTTCCCGATGTAGAGCAGTTTCCCGGACACATAGCTTGTAGCTCGGACTCGAAATCGGAAATAGTAGTACCGATCCTAAAGCAGGGCAAAGTTGTCGGAGTGCTGGATATCGACAGTGATACATTGGATAGTTTTGACACTATCGATGCACGCTATCTGGAGGAGATTTGTACGTATATTGGATAAGTTAATGGACGAGGCTACGATAGATAGAATGAAGAAGACACATACATTGTAAATCAAATAAAAACCAATATAAACAAATAAATATGGACAAGCTTTTAATAAAAAGAATTCTTTCTACAAATCCTCTCCCTATTGATTTCGTCAATTCCTCTTTCAACCTATCACCATCGTCCTGAAACTCTTTATTCATCGTATTTACAGGGCGGTGATAGGTTGTTGCTAACCTATCACCTGTATCTGTCACCTATCACCTGGTCCTCCGTAAGGAAACACTAGTTCCACCGTAAGGAAACTCTAGTTCCACCATAAGGAAACTCTAGTTCCACCGTAAGGAAACACTAGTTCCATCATAAGGAAACACTAGTTCCCCCGTAAGGAAACAAGAATTACTCCTTATTAAAATGATTGTTTACTAGACGCTTTTTCAAAAAAATAGGTGGTGATAGGTGATAGATTGAAAGAGGATTTTCATTTTTATGTATGAGAGAGCCATGTCTCATTGACTAAATTATCTGACGATTTACTTGCAGATGTCAGATAATTTTGCAAATATTGCATATAAAAAGTAAAAAACACATGGAAAAGACCGTTTTTTCGCCTTTATCCCGACAAGCGCTGTATGCAGACAACAAACAATGGAAGCAATTCCTTTCTATTTTTTTATTGGCAGTGGGCGTTGGTTTTACAGTAGTAGGCACTATCTTCTTTTTTGCCTACAACTGGGATGAATTACCTAACTTTGTAAAATTAGGAATAGTGGAGGTGTTACTAGCAGTTTCTGTCCTGCTCGCCACATTCACCCGTTGGAATAAACTTGTCAAACAGATTCTCCTGACCGGAGCCACGTTCTTGATAGGTACGCTTTTCGCCGTCTTCGGGCAAAT contains these protein-coding regions:
- a CDS encoding GAF domain-containing protein translates to MAENLIISTGSKEEKYRELLPQLHALVSTETDLIANLANMAAALKQTFGFFWVGFYLVKKEELVLGPFQGPIACTRIRFGRGVCGTAWKEARTLIVPDVEQFPGHIACSSDSKSEIVVPILKQGKVVGVLDIDSDTLDSFDTIDARYLEEICTYIG